One segment of Deinococcus arcticus DNA contains the following:
- a CDS encoding HU family DNA-binding protein, giving the protein MTKKTTKAPAKKTAAKAAPAPAPKAPAAESTKVARTQLVQLVADKTGLTRKQSEEAVGAMLDVIVTAIKGGQSVGLPGLGTLSVKETAARTGVRPGTTEKIQIPAGKKVSFKVASTLKGNL; this is encoded by the coding sequence GAAAAAGACCACAAAAGCGCCGGCCAAGAAGACGGCGGCGAAAGCTGCGCCCGCACCCGCCCCCAAAGCCCCCGCCGCGGAGAGCACCAAGGTCGCCAGGACCCAGCTCGTGCAGCTGGTCGCGGACAAGACCGGCCTGACCAGGAAGCAGAGTGAAGAAGCCGTCGGCGCCATGCTCGACGTCATCGTCACCGCCATCAAGGGTGGCCAGAGCGTCGGCCTGCCCGGCCTGGGCACGCTCAGTGTGAAGGAAACCGCGGCACGGACCGGTGTGCGCCCCGGGACCACCGAGAAGATCCAGATTCCTGCGGGCAAGAAGGTGAGCTTCAAGGTCGCCAGCACCCTCAAAGGCAACCTGTAA